A genomic segment from Phragmites australis chromosome 6, lpPhrAust1.1, whole genome shotgun sequence encodes:
- the LOC133921399 gene encoding uncharacterized GPI-anchored protein At4g28100-like, translated as MPRLHRSLPLLLLLLYVAPCHLLLCEPIHRAAAAPLPDPAPIDPALILPSATPAQPTTATPGGGTIPAFPEQSDAAAGASSTCPLAPSPALLPAVLSSCDADGALPPRLRCCPALAAWLFAAYAPTALSERPSRSPAAAAVDMPVPPDDSEACAGAADRALRAGGAALPRPPGGNGTCDMASCYCGVRLRRLTCGPSPPEGGHWAPSDEAARRLESDCAWPGVPGCSKCLRALTTIKPSPGGGAAAAAGKKQAGRSSESDRDCQLMGLMWLLQRNATRYGAAATAVIQALMAVDEAGVAAAAAAGPAAACSLRVDDMPLPAEYAQVSRASGAPGVCCFHLILLAILSLYVVYSL; from the exons ATGCCTCGCCTTCACCGCtcactccctctcctcctcctcctcctctacgtGGCCCCTTGCCACCTCCTGCTGTGCGAGCCGATTCATCGCGCCGCCGCGGCTCCATTGCCGGACCCCGCGCCGATCGACCCGGCGCTGATCTTACCCTCGGCCACCCCGGCGCAGCCGACTACCGCCACCCCCGGCGGCGGCACGATCCCGGCGTTCCCGGAGCAATCGGACGCCGCGGCGGGGGCCTCCTCCACGTGCCCGCTCGCTCCCTCTCCGGCCCTCCTCCCGGCCGTGCTGTCTTCCTGCGACGCAGACGGCGCGCTGCCCCCGAGGCTGCGCTGCTGCCCGGCGCTGGCCGCGTGGCTGTTCGCCGCATACGCACCCACCGCGCTCTCGGAGCGGCCCTCGAGGtcgccggccgcggcggccgtGGACATGCCGGTGCCGCCGGACGACTCGGAGGCGTGCGCGGGCGCGGCCGACCGCGCGCTGCGGGCGGGGGGCGCGGCGCTGCCGCGCCCGCCGGGCGGCAATGGAACGTGCGACATGGCGTCCTGCTACTGCGGGGTGAGGCTGAGGCGGCTGACGTGCGGACCGTCGCCGCCGGAGGGCGGGCACTGGGCCCCGTCTGAcgaggcggcgaggaggctgGAGAGTGACTGCGCGTGGCCGGGTGTCCCCGGCTGCTCCAAGTGCCTTCGTGCTCTGACCACG ATAAAGCCTAGCCCGGGcggtggcgcggcggcggcggcggggaagaAGCAGGCCGGCCGGTCGAGCGAGAGCGACCGCGACTGCCAGCTCATGGGGCTCATGTGGCTGCTGCAGCGCAACGCCACGCGCTACGGCGCGGCGGCCACAGCCGTGATCCAGGCGTTGATGGCCGTGGACGAGGCgggcgtcgccgccgcggcggcggccgggccggCCGCGGCGTGCTCGCTTCGCGTGGACGACATGCCCCTTCCGGCCGAGTACGCGCAGGTCAGCAGGGCCAGCGGCGCGCCTGGCGTCTGCTGCTTCCACCTGATCCTGCTTGCCATTTTGAGCCTCTATGTTGTCTACTCACTGTAG